In Desulfosediminicola ganghwensis, a single window of DNA contains:
- the fabD gene encoding ACP S-malonyltransferase has translation MKIAVIFPGQGSQYLGMGSDFVQESVESNNLLKLAEEISDLPLEKLINNGPMEELTMNANLQPAITATNLICWKAMEKELGEQKVSYFAGHSLGEYSALCAAGVLSVEDTIRLVAKRGSLMEREGRQNPGGMRAVVGLTIDEVDQLISKYQGEGVVTTANHNTPEQVIISGDMQGLDDISVMAEEKGAKVIPLNVSVANHSPLVADAVPDFEDFLTEVEFKEPQTPVYFNVSAETSADPINIKKMMGRQIASRVRWCEIITQMIEDGVDTFIEVGPKTVLKGMLRKIKPKGVKLTTLQCDTPESLSACLAKLS, from the coding sequence ATGAAAATAGCAGTTATATTTCCAGGTCAGGGTTCACAATATCTTGGTATGGGCAGCGATTTCGTACAGGAAAGTGTTGAAAGCAACAATTTGCTGAAACTTGCCGAAGAGATTAGTGATTTGCCGTTGGAAAAACTCATAAACAACGGCCCGATGGAAGAACTTACCATGAACGCCAATCTGCAACCGGCGATTACCGCGACCAATCTCATCTGCTGGAAAGCGATGGAGAAAGAACTCGGTGAGCAAAAGGTAAGTTACTTTGCAGGTCACAGCCTTGGCGAATACTCCGCACTGTGTGCGGCCGGGGTACTTAGCGTTGAAGATACTATTCGGCTGGTGGCTAAGCGTGGTTCGCTCATGGAGCGTGAAGGCCGTCAGAATCCTGGTGGTATGCGGGCTGTGGTTGGTTTGACAATAGATGAAGTTGACCAGCTTATCAGTAAGTACCAGGGTGAGGGTGTTGTAACGACAGCAAATCACAACACGCCGGAACAGGTTATTATCTCCGGAGATATGCAAGGTCTTGACGACATCAGTGTAATGGCAGAAGAAAAAGGCGCCAAGGTAATTCCGCTCAATGTCAGTGTAGCAAATCATAGCCCGCTGGTGGCGGATGCGGTACCGGATTTTGAAGATTTTCTTACTGAAGTTGAATTTAAGGAGCCTCAGACCCCTGTATATTTTAACGTCTCTGCCGAAACTTCCGCAGACCCGATAAATATCAAAAAGATGATGGGGCGACAAATTGCCTCGCGGGTTCGTTGGTGCGAGATTATTACCCAGATGATTGAGGATGGCGTCGATACCTTTATCGAGGTCGGACCAAAGACCGTACTCAAGGGCATGTTGCGGAAGATCAAACCCAAGGGTGTCAAGCTGACCACGCTTCAGTGTGATACTCCAGAGTCCCTTTCGGCTTGTCTCGCCAAGCTGTCTTAA
- the lspA gene encoding signal peptidase II, whose product MPYFIIAVIVFIADQYTKHVIVNSFHLYESREVIPGFFNLVFVTNSGAAFSFLADVDSPWRHYFFLGVGLVAMVGLTIGYFVMRKESPWYCFAFASIAGGAAGNLVDRVRFGSVVDFLDVYVGNYHWPAFNVADSAICVGAGVFILISLLESRKGQKGNVQ is encoded by the coding sequence GTGCCATATTTTATAATTGCCGTGATAGTCTTTATCGCGGACCAATACACGAAGCATGTGATAGTTAATTCGTTTCACCTGTATGAATCCAGGGAAGTTATCCCTGGATTCTTCAATCTCGTCTTCGTGACGAATTCGGGTGCAGCATTTAGTTTTTTAGCTGATGTGGATTCTCCATGGCGCCACTACTTCTTTTTAGGAGTGGGACTTGTCGCCATGGTTGGCTTGACCATCGGCTATTTTGTAATGAGAAAAGAGAGCCCGTGGTATTGCTTTGCTTTTGCCAGTATTGCGGGAGGAGCAGCCGGTAACCTTGTTGACAGGGTTCGCTTTGGTTCAGTGGTCGATTTTTTAGACGTATATGTAGGAAACTACCACTGGCCGGCATTTAATGTTGCGGATTCAGCCATATGTGTTGGTGCCGGTGTATTTATCCTGATCTCTCTCTTGGAATCAAGAAAAGGTCAGAAGGGGAACGTTCAATGA